In Melopsittacus undulatus isolate bMelUnd1 chromosome 22, bMelUnd1.mat.Z, whole genome shotgun sequence, the genomic window ACCCACCCCCCCTTCACCTCAGCGTTGCCGCAGGGGTGGGCGCAATGGCTCCGTCTCTTCCCACCGGGAAACGGGGGTTGGGATGCGGGTTCCGCGGCTCTGAGGAGCGAGGAGAGGAGGGATAAAAAATAGAAgcccaaaaaaaccccaaaatccctCTTTTTGGAGTGGGTTTTACCTCAGGAAATGGCGGAAGGGAGGCAGGAAGAAGCCTCAAAATGGCGGCCGCGGCTCCTCAAAATGGCGGCGCTCGGCCAAAGCGCCTCACCGGGGCAGAAATACCCAACCCCCcaataaaataaaccccattTAATGCCTTTAATCCATAAATGATTTATTTCCTCCACAGATCCAAAGCAGCCTCTTCCCATAGGAGCCTTCCCCTGAggtaaaagggggggggggggagagtcctttcctccctcccctctattttcccccatttttcattgttaaatGAAGATTTCGGAGTTTCTAACACTTAAAATGTCCATTTTCAAACATAAACTTCCCCAAATTAGGAGGGTTTTTCCTTAAAGTGgttttgttgggggggggggaggtttaCCGTGAAAAAGGGGTTTTTTGGTTCAAAGCAGCTGCttgaggaggagagggaggggaaaaggggtaaagaatgaaataaaagttaatTCATGAAGTAAAAGGGTTAAATAATGAAGTAAAAGGATTAAATATTGAAgcaaaaatgttaaataatgaAGTTAAAAGTTTAAGTAATAAAGTAAAAGGGTGAAATATTGAATTCATTCcagttttgggtgtttttgccCCCATCTGCCCCCAGCAGAGCCGGATTTACCccagaggagcagctcccacCGGTTCGTCACAACACACACcccaaaatgaaccaaaaccGCCCGGATTTAACCCAAACTGTGCCCGATGACGTCATCCACGCTCCTTTATTAAGTCAGTGCAGGGTTGGGGCTggtttcgggggggggggggggggttgggctGGTTccgggggggggtcaggggctGGTTCCGGGGGGGTCAGGGGCTGGTTCCGGGGGGGTCAGGGCTGGTTCCGGGGGGGGTCAGGGGCTGGTTCCGGGGGGGTCAGGGGCTGGTTCCGGGGGGGTCAGGGCTGGTTCCGGGGGCGGTGTCAGGGGCTGGTtccggggggggggtcaggggctggttccggggggggggggtcaggagcTGGTTccgggggggggtcaggggctGGTTCCGGGGGGGGTCAGGGGCTGGTTCCGGGGGGGGTCAGGGCTGGTTCCGGGGGGGTCGGGGCTGGTTccgggggggggtcaggggctGGTTCCGGGGGGGTCAGGGGCTggttccgggggggggggggtcagggttAGGGTCAGGGGGGTCAGGGCTGTTCCGCCCCCCCGGCCACGGCGCTGTAGGTGCCCCCCCTGCCGAAGAACGAGGCCGAGCGCCGGGGGGGCTTCACCCGCCTGAgctcctgccctgggggggggggcaggaaacGGGGGGTCAGAGAGAACAAGGGACACCCCAATGCCCCCCCCGACTGAGGGGaaccccccagtgcccccccccaaGTGGGGGACCTCCCAATGCCCCCCCACTTAAGTGTGGGACCCCCCAGTGTCGTCCCCCCAAATGCGGGACCCCCCTAATGCCCCCCCCCGATTGTGTGGACCCCTTAAATGCCCCCCCCTCCGATTgtggggacccccccaatgTCCCCCCTCTGCAGTGCGGGACCCCCCAATACCCCCCCAAGTGTGGgacccccccagtgccccccccccccgattgTGTAAACCCCTCAaatgccccccccccagtgcgGGACCCCCCAATGCCCCCCCCCGATTGTAGGGACCCccccaatgccccccccccccccccccccccccccccccccccgctcaccGTCCTGGACGTAGTCAATGGTCGCCAGGCGCTGCAGCCGCGGCCGCAAGGGGGCGCTGCCCCTGGAGGGGGGTTCGGGGGCGGGGCCTCCGGTGGGCGGGGCTTGATCCGGGGGCGGGGCCTGctccggccccgcccctcccaGCTCGATGCAGCACTCGATGAGGGCGCTCATCAGCTCCGCCtatggggggggcggggggcggTCAGCCCCCTCagtgccccataaccaccccccAGTGACCCATAACCATCACCAGTGCCCCATAACCACTCCCCAGTGACTCACAACCACCCCCAagtgccccataaccacccccaGTGACCCATAACCACCTTCCAGTGCCCCACAACCACCCCCAAGTGCCCCACAACCAAACCCCAGTGCCCCACAACCACCCCCAAGTGCCCCATAACCACTCCCCAGTGACCCATAACTACCTTCAGTGACCCACAACCACCCCCAagtgccccataaccacccccaGTGACCCATAACCAACCTCCAGTGCCCCACAACCACCCCCCAGTGCCCCACAACCaccccccagtgccccataaccaccccccAGTGACCCACAACCACCCCTCagtgccccataaccaccccccAGTGACCCACAACCATCACCAGTGACCCATAACCACCCCCCAGTGACCCACAACCATCACCAGTGACCCATAACCACCCCCCAGTGACCCACAACCATCACCAGTGACCCATAACCACCCCCCAGTGACCCATAACCACCCCCAGTGACCCATAACCaccccccagtgccccataACCAGCACAGTGCTCCCAACACCTCCACTGCCCCCCAAGTGCTGCACCTGTGGGGAGAACACCCGCAGCAGCCGGTTCACGGGGGCTCCCTCGTGCTCCCCATCAAACTCCAGCCAGAGCTGGGGGGGCCCCGTGGCCTCgtccccctcctgccccacggCGCccaccagctcccagcacagctcgGGGTAGGTCAGCGTCAGCAGCACATgctggggggcagaggggagtcagccccatggctgccccacagcccctgccccatggtGTCCATCACAACTGCCCCCCGACAGCTCCagcccccatcctgccccatagaccccactaTGGCCTCAATCCTGACCCACAGACACCACTGTGAGGctggtcctgccccatagaccccccctgTGCCCTCAATCCTGTCCCATAGAACCCCCTGTGGGCCCAAtcctgccccacagagccccctatcctgccccatagacccccctgTGGCCCCAATACTGCCCCCCAGAACCCCCTGTGGGCCCAATCCTGCCCTATAGACCCCACTATGGCTCCaatcctgccccatagaaccacCTGTGGCATAAATCctgccccacagacccccctATAGACCCAGTCCTGCTCCACAGACCCCCCTACGGCCCCaatcctgccccatagacccctctACAGCCCCaatcctgccccatagaaccccccaTACCTTCTCCCGGGAGTCGATGATGGTGaccccctccagccccacagcgaCAGTTACAGGCCGCAGCCCCCCCCGGCCCAGCAGCCCCCCGGGGGGGCGCTCGATGGCTCCCGGGAAGAAGGCACAGctatgggggggacacagggggGTCCTGggtcccctctgccccccccaggTGCACTTGGGGGGTGCAGGAatggggggtctggggggggtccatgggggcTGTTGGGATTGCAGGGCAGGGGTCCGGGTGTCTGGGGTTCCcatagggggtatggggggtcCCATTGGCTCTCCCATAGggctctcccattggctcccattggttccccattggctcccattggctcTCCCACTGGGTCCCATTGGATCTCCCATTCTctccccattggctcccattggctccccaTTGGCTCTCCCATAGGGCTTTCCCATTGGCTCCCCATTGGTTCCCCACTggctctcccattggctcccattggctcTTCCATTGGCTCTCCCATTGGCTCTCCCACTGGGTCCCATTGTCTCCCATcagctcccattggctcccatcaGTTCCCATCAgctccccattggctcccatcATCTCCCCTTgtctcccattgcctcccattgccccccattgtctcccatcagttcccattgccccccattgtctcccatcagttcccattgcctcccattgtCTCCCATCAgttcccattgccccccattgtcTCCCATCAGTTCCCATTGTCTCCCATCAgttcccattgcccccatcaccccccccagtccccattgcccctcacCCATAGCCAGGCAGCTCATGGCAGCGCCGCAGGAAGTCCCGGTGCAGctgtggggggggggctccggccCCGGGGGTCCGGCTGAAGGCCTCCAGCAGCCGCTGCTCGGGGGGGGGCTCCCGGCGCACCAGGGacccccagagccccccccagccccgcggCCCCGTCCGCGGCAGCAGCTCCGGCACCAGCGGcctggggggggatgggggtgaggGGGCTGTGGGTCACTATGGGTTGGAGGGGGTATTGGGTGTTACTGTGGttgctatgggtctctatggtctctgtGGGTCTTTATGGATCACTACGTGTCTTTATGTTCCCTATGTGtgtctatggtctctatgggtccccatGGGTCTCTAttgtctctatatgtctctatggtccctatgggtccctacAGGtgtctatggtctctatgggtccccacAGTCCCtaggggtctctatggtctctactggtctctatgggtccctataggtgTCTATGATCTCTATggctctctatggtctctatgggtctctgggtctctatgggtctctataggtccctaTGGGTGTCTATGATCTCTATGGTcttgggtctctatggtctctatggtctccatggtctctatggtctccaTGGTCTCCAtagtctctatgtgtctctatggtctctatgggtctccatGGTCTCcatggtctctatgggtccctatgggtcaatatgtgtctctatggtctctatgtgtccctgtgtatccccctgccccatacctgATGCTTCGGGCCGTGTGCAGCCCTGGCTGGAAGGGGCCCAGGCGCAGGCGGCAGCTCAGGGCCCCCAGAGCCAGCGCCtggggggggtccatggggagCAGCCCCCCCAGCACCTGCCCCCGAGCGTCCTCGTACAGCAGCCGCAGCAGCACCTCCGACTGCACCTGAGAGCCCAGAGACCCACATCACCCCACAGAGACCCAgagtgacccatagagacccatagagacacacagagacccatagagacccatagagacccacatcACCCCACAGAGACCCAGAGTGACCCACATCACCCCACAGAGACCCAgagtgacccatagagacccacatcaccccatagtgacccatagtgacccacaTCACCCCACAGTGACCCACagagatccatagagacccacagcgagccatagagacccatagtgacccacaGCGAGCCATAGAGAACCAAAGCGACCCATAGTGAACCACAGAGACCCACAGcgacccacagagacccatagcaacccatagagacccatagtgaACCATAGTGACCCACAGCGACACAGAGACCCACagcgacccatagagacccacagcgAGCCACAGCaacccatagtgacccatagagacccatagagacccacaaCAACCCATAGCTACCCATAGTGAcgcatagagaccatagagaccatagagacccatagtgacccatagagacccatagcgacccatagagaccatagagaccatagagacccatagagacccatagagacccagtGACCCACAATtacccatagcgacccatagtgacccacagcaacccatagtgacccatagcaaCCCACAGGACCCACAGTGATTCATAGCAACCCACAGGACCCACAGTGACCCACAGTGACCCATAGTGAACCATggagacccatagtgacccacaGCAACCCACACATCACCCCACTcatcctccccaccccacccccagccccacacttggggggtGCCCCACACGTGTGGGTCCCGCTCacctccagctccctgctcttGGGGAAGAACACGTTCCTGCGCAGCTGCAGACACGGCTcatctggggggggggcaggggtgACCCTGGGGCAACAACAGGGACCCCCCCCAATAACCCCCCCatctgccccataacccccccattgcctcccattgccccccataacccctcccattgcccccattgccccataacccccccattgcccccaatatgccccatagcccccccattgcccccatacccccccaaCTGCCCCCCAatctgccccataacccccccattgccacccatctgccccataaccccattgcccattgccccattgccccataaCCCAACTgccccccattgctccctataagccccccattgcccccccaatctgccccatcccccccccaggtgccccccccgcccccaccGGCTCCGATGTCCTCGGGGGGGGCAGTGCTGAGGCGCAGGAGGAGCTCAGGCCAGCGCCGAGCCAGGCGCAGGGGCCGGTGCCGAGGCTTGAGCTGCACCGCTGGGTATAGGGATGtagggatatggggtatgggatatgggatatagaaTATAGGGATGtagggatatggggtatgggatatagggatatagaaTATAGGGATGtagggatatggggtatgggatatgggatatagggtatggggatatagggatgtagggatatggggtatgggatatagggatatagaaTATAGGGATGtagggatatggggtatgggatatagggatatagaaTATAGGGATgtagggatatgggatatgggatatagggatatagaaTATAGGGATGtagggatatggggtatgggatatagggatatagaaTATAGAGATGTAGGAATACAGGATATAGGATATCGGATATGGGTTAGGGATATAGGAATATGGGTATAGGGTATGGATATAGAGAATAGGGTATGGGTATGGATATAGGGATACAGGGTATAGGGTATGGATATGGGAAatgggtatggggtatgggatacaGGGTATGGGGTATGGATATAAGGCATGCGACACAGAGTATGAGATACAGAGTATGGATATAGGATATGGGTATTGATATAGTGTAGAGAACATAGGGTACAGGTATAGGGTATGGATAGAAGATAT contains:
- the FRMD8 gene encoding LOW QUALITY PROTEIN: FERM domain-containing protein 8 (The sequence of the model RefSeq protein was modified relative to this genomic sequence to represent the inferred CDS: inserted 2 bases in 1 codon), with the translated sequence MEGEGPAAAGATALLYLPDSSALPLPLEPPPXGPTASELLLRLQGALELPPEATEALALWMSSPLLAVQLKPRHRPLRLARRWPELLLRLSTAPPEDIGADEPCLQLRRNVFFPKSRELEVQSEVLLRLLYEDARGQVLGGLLPMDPPQALALGALSCRLRLGPFQPGLHTARSIRPLVPELLPRTGPRGWGGLWGSLVRREPPPEQRLLEAFSRTPGAGAPPPQLHRDFLRRCHELPGYGCAFFPGAIERPPGGLLGRGGLRPVTVAVGLEGVTIIDSREKHVLLTLTYPELCWELVGAVGQEGDEATGPPQLWLEFDGEHEGAPVNRLLRVFSPQAELMSALIECCIELGGAGPEQAPPPDQAPPTGGPAPEPPSRGSAPLRPRLQRLATIDYVQDGQELRRVKPPRRSASFFGRGGTYSAVAGGAEQP